One genomic region from Tachysurus fulvidraco isolate hzauxx_2018 chromosome 14, HZAU_PFXX_2.0, whole genome shotgun sequence encodes:
- the si:dkeyp-110g5.4 gene encoding uncharacterized protein si:dkeyp-110g5.4 isoform X3: MTSVADKVVFIPEQACVLTVPVHSLPSSITKKMWACPVRSDRPAVFISPVELREKGTAHEPSPLTPGQFFLPVMTSNSRAFRILRDFLHSPENSLPRPGENSLPRPGENSLPRPGENSLRHPGENSLPRPGENSLPRPGENSLRHPGENSLRRPAENSLRRPGENSLPRPAENSLRRPAENSLPRPAENSLRRPAENSLPRPAENSLPRPAENSLPRPAENSLRRPAENSLPRPAENSLRRPAENSLPRPAENSLPRPAENSLPRPAENSLPRPAENSLPRPAENSLPRPGENSLRRPAENSLPRPGENSLRRPGENSLPRPGKNSLRRPGENSLPRPAENSLRRPGENSLRRPGENSLQRPGENSLRAPGENSLRRPGENPQACSAFSKRKNAIVLFDTKIFLILREAKAPDCLLEKPSPASPEREAPPPNSQSKTQDDDITDRKRSGDGADAAEDHGKCALEEREPDVMMDRANKPMKEVSTNTPRAGNHLTKLEEEVEEVEEEEQRRDLETRSAAETQKGKEKRSSDNEDEMKTSEEKSSVAKPTCCKRLLFTGAQSSSGTDANERRDKSEVKGQTCDSASVSAEEIIDVNADDRGSQDNTEDANKETENSKSHVSVRPGKGQRSHKESAAEIIDISDDDDHSSGGENAVGTSASQVEKLLERCEILKRRISDCVKLQVSSLKCNKASHDVAMETGADHNDLIIVDESNQNPSSGKHQGKGADSKREGCVSAVQILDLDDDQVSLESPNSKAEQRACPSEAEKRACPSEAEQRACPSEVGQRACPSAPGESVVKILDQSDDDEVIITDTEFRNSHGPQIGGKANGCKRRISGGTTEETDSGVATKRSKPEEKPSESAVDAKSQVKNHTGDVEIIEVDDDDDDDEITELPTESLTTLEIIKSCKRDVSESHRSDGLKVGVESDVEDQRIDAEDASDGHFKRSPGADVNQAKGLLQLMRVQDHDQDLSEDDAESNHDINKTLAEGPVSKVQSSDQNKNVATATTRVNAMKQKVTDDERSNKSHVPEVQSERASETENDVWVQLSAAEDPACEGPQAADVLDSSALFEHSEFEEETSEATNQSSRDEGAGVWLLPASPQVGHAVDYDMLRRQENISWTREKLKRFEEKLNSLKNPQH, translated from the exons ATGACGTCAGTGGCAGACAAGGTGGTCTTCATCCCGGAGCAGGCGTGTGTCCTCACGGTTCCTGTTCACTCACTGCCTTCATCCATCACCAAgaagatgtgggcgtgtcccgtTCGGTCCGACCGGCCGGCTGTGTTCATCTCCCCGGTGGAGCTGAGGGAGAAAGGAACGGCCCACGAACCTTCACCTTTAACCCCAGGACAGTTCTTCCTGCCGGTCATGACGTCTAACTCCAGAGCTTTCAGGATCCTCAGGGACTTTCTACACTCAC CTGAGAACTCACTGCCGCGTCCAG GTGAGAACTCACTGCCACGTCCAGGTGAGAACTCACTGCCGCGTCCAGGTGAGAACTCACTACGGCATCCAGGTGAGAACTCACTGCCGCGTCCAGGTGAGAACTCACTGCCGCGTCCAGGTGAGAACTCACTACGGCATCCAGGTGAGAACTCACTACGGCGTCCAGCTGAGAACTCACTACGGCGTCCAGGTGAGAACTCACTGCCGCGTCCAGCTGAGAACTCACTACGGCGTCCAGCTGAGAACTCACTGCCGCGTCCAGCTGAGAACTCACTACGGCGTCCAGCTGAGAACTCACTGCCGCGTCCAGCTGAGAACTCACTGCCGCGTCCAGCTGAGAACTCACTGCCGCGTCCAGCTGAGAACTCACTACGGCGTCCAGCTGAGAACTCACTGCCGCGTCCAGCTGAGAACTCACTACGGCGTCCAGCTGAGAACTCACTGCCGCGTCCAGCTGAGAACTCACTGCCGCGTCCAGCTGAGAACTCACTGCCGCGTCCAGCTGAGAACTCACTGCCGCGTCCAGCTGAGAACTCACTGCCGCGTCCAGCTGAGAACTCACTGCCGCGTCCAGGTGAGAACTCACTACGGCGTCCAGCTGAGAACTCACTGCCGCGTCCAGGTGAGAACTCACTACGGCGTCCAGGTGAGAACTCACTGCCGCGTCCAGGTAAGAACTCACTACGGCGTCCAGGTGAGAACTCACTGCCGCGTCCAGCTGAGAACTCACTACGGCGTCCAGGTGAGAACTCACTACGGCGTCCAGGTGAGAACTCACTACAGCGTCCAGGTGAGAACTCACTACGGGCTCCAGGTGAGAACTCACTACGGCGTCCAGGTGAGAACCCACAAGCATGTTCTGCGTTCTCAAAAAGGAAGAACGCCATCGTTCTTTTTGATACCAAGATCTTCCTCATTCTAAGAGAAGCAAAGGCACCTGATTGTCTCCTGGAGAAGCCAAGCCCCGCCTCACCCGAACgtgaagctccgcccccaaatTCACAGAGTAAAACA CAGGACGACGACATCACTGACAGGAAGAGGAGTGGAGATGGTGCTGATGCTGCAGAGGATCATGGGAAATGTGCGCTAGAGGAGAGAGAACCTGATGTGATGATGGACAGAGCGAATAAACCGATGAAAGAAGTGAGCACCAACACACCAAGAGCTGGCAACCATCTCACAAagctggaggaggaggtggaggaggtggaggaggaggagcaaaGACGTGACCTTGAGACCAGATCAGCTGCAGAAACTCagaagggaaaagaaaagcGTTCATCAGATAACGAGGATGAAATGAAAACGAGTGAAGAGAAGAGTTCAGTAGCCAAACCTACATGCTGCAAACGTCTCCTTTTCACCGGCGCTCAGAGTTCATCAGGAACAGACGCAAACGAGCGACGAGATAAAAgtgaggtcaaaggtcagaccTGCGACTCGGCCTCCGTCAGCGCCGAAGAGATCATAGACGTGAACGCAGACGATCGAGGTTCCCAGGACAACACAGAAGATGCGAACAAAGAGACGGAGAATTCTAAAAGTCACGTCAGCGTCAGACCGggaaaaggtcagaggtcacacaAAGAGAGTGCCGCCGAGATCATCGACATAAGCGACGATGACGATCACAGCTCAGGCGGCGAGAACGCGGTCGGAACGAGCGCTAGCCAAGTGGAGAAACTGCTGGAACGCTGTGAAATTCTCAAACGCAGAATAAGCGACTGTGTAAAATTACAGGTTTCATCTCTCAAATGTAACAAAGCAAGTCACGATGTCGCCATGGAAACGGGTGCCGATCACAACGACCTGATAATCGTCGACGAATCGAATCAAAACCCAAGCAGCGGTAAACATCAGGGTAAAGGGGCGGACTCTAAAAGAGAAGGTTGTGTAAGCGCGGTTCAGATCTTAGACCTGGATGATGATCAAGTTTCACTcgaaagtccaaactcaaaggCGGAGCAGAGGGCGTGTCCGAGCGAGGCGGAGAAGAGGGCGTGTCCGAGCGAGGCGGAGCAGAGGGCGTGTCCGAGCGAGGTGGGGCAGAGGGCGTGTCCGAGTGCGCCGGGGGAAAGTGTGGTAAAGATCCTGGACCAGAGCGATGATGATGAGGTCATCATAACCGACACAGAGTTCAGAAACTCACACGGACCTCAGATCGGTGGTAAAGCTAACGGATGTAAACGGAGGATTAGCGGCGGGACGACGGAGGAGACGGATTCAGGCGTAGCGACTAAACGAAGTAAACCTGAGGAGAAACCTTCAGAAAGTGCCGTAGATGCAAAATCTCAGGTTAAAAATCATACCGGTGATGTTGAGATCATCgaggttgatgatgatgatgatgatgatgaaatcaCTGAGCTGCCCACTGAGAGTCTGACCACACTGGAGATAATAAAAAGCTGTAAACGGGACGTTTCTGAGAGCCACAGAAGTGACGGGCTGAAGGTGGGGGTCGAAAGCGACGTTGAGGATCAGAGGATCGACGCTGAAGATGCTTCAGACGGACACTTCAAACGTTCTCCTGGAGCTGATGTTAATCAAGCTAAAGGTTTGTTGCAGCTGATGAGGGTCCAGGACCATGATCAGGATCTGAGTGAAGATGATGCAGAGTCTAATCATGACATTAATAAGACTTTAGCTGAAGGTCCAGTCAGTAAAGTTCAGAGTTCTGATCAAAATAAAAACGTTGCGACCGCGACCACGCGAGTAAACGCCATGAAGCAGAAGGTGACAGATGATGAAAGGTCCAACAAATCTCATGTTCCTGAGGTTCAGAGTGAAAGAGCGTCTGAGACAGAGAATGACGTCTGGGTTCAGCTGAGTGCAGCTGAGGATCCAGCTTGTGAAGGTCCTCAGGCTGCTGATGTCCTGGATTCATCTGCATTGTTTGAACATAGTGAGTTTGAAGAAGAAACATCTGAAGCCACCAATCAGAGCTCACGTGATGAGGGAGCAGGTGTGTGGCTCCTCCCAGCGTCTCCTCAAGTGGGTCACGCGGTGGATTACGATATGCTGAGAAGGCAGGAGAACATCAGCTGGACCCGAGAGAAACTCAAGAGGTTTGAGGAGAAACTTAACAGTCTGAAGAACCCACAGCACTGA
- the si:dkeyp-110g5.4 gene encoding uncharacterized protein si:dkeyp-110g5.4 isoform X2, with translation MTSVADKVVFIPEQACVLTVPVHSLPSSITKKMWACPVRSDRPAVFISPVELREKGTAHEPSPLTPGQFFLPVMTSNSRAFRILRDFLHSPENSLPRPGENSLRHPGENSLPRPGENSLRHPGENSLPRPGENSLPRPGENSLRHPGENSLPRPGENSLPRPGENSLRHPGENSLRRPAENSLRRPGENSLPRPAENSLRRPAENSLPRPAENSLRRPAENSLPRPAENSLPRPAENSLPRPAENSLRRPAENSLPRPAENSLRRPAENSLPRPAENSLPRPAENSLPRPAENSLPRPAENSLPRPAENSLPRPGENSLRRPAENSLPRPGENSLRRPGENSLPRPGKNSLRRPGENSLPRPAENSLRRPGENSLRRPGENSLQRPGENSLRAPGENSLRRPGENPQACSAFSKRKNAIVLFDTKIFLILREAKAPDCLLEKPSPASPEREAPPPNSQSKTDDDITDRKRSGDGADAAEDHGKCALEEREPDVMMDRANKPMKEVSTNTPRAGNHLTKLEEEVEEVEEEEQRRDLETRSAAETQKGKEKRSSDNEDEMKTSEEKSSVAKPTCCKRLLFTGAQSSSGTDANERRDKSEVKGQTCDSASVSAEEIIDVNADDRGSQDNTEDANKETENSKSHVSVRPGKGQRSHKESAAEIIDISDDDDHSSGGENAVGTSASQVEKLLERCEILKRRISDCVKLQVSSLKCNKASHDVAMETGADHNDLIIVDESNQNPSSGKHQGKGADSKREGCVSAVQILDLDDDQVSLESPNSKAEQRACPSEAEKRACPSEAEQRACPSEVGQRACPSAPGESVVKILDQSDDDEVIITDTEFRNSHGPQIGGKANGCKRRISGGTTEETDSGVATKRSKPEEKPSESAVDAKSQVKNHTGDVEIIEVDDDDDDDEITELPTESLTTLEIIKSCKRDVSESHRSDGLKVGVESDVEDQRIDAEDASDGHFKRSPGADVNQAKGLLQLMRVQDHDQDLSEDDAESNHDINKTLAEGPVSKVQSSDQNKNVATATTRVNAMKQKVTDDERSNKSHVPEVQSERASETENDVWVQLSAAEDPACEGPQAADVLDSSALFEHSEFEEETSEATNQSSRDEGAGVWLLPASPQVGHAVDYDMLRRQENISWTREKLKRFEEKLNSLKNPQH, from the exons ATGACGTCAGTGGCAGACAAGGTGGTCTTCATCCCGGAGCAGGCGTGTGTCCTCACGGTTCCTGTTCACTCACTGCCTTCATCCATCACCAAgaagatgtgggcgtgtcccgtTCGGTCCGACCGGCCGGCTGTGTTCATCTCCCCGGTGGAGCTGAGGGAGAAAGGAACGGCCCACGAACCTTCACCTTTAACCCCAGGACAGTTCTTCCTGCCGGTCATGACGTCTAACTCCAGAGCTTTCAGGATCCTCAGGGACTTTCTACACTCAC CTGAGAACTCACTGCCGCGTCCAGGTGAGAACTCACTACGGCATCCAGGTGAGAACTCACTGCCGCGTCCAGGTGAGAACTCACTACGGCATCCAGGTGAGAACTCACTGCCACGTCCAGGTGAGAACTCACTGCCGCGTCCAGGTGAGAACTCACTACGGCATCCAGGTGAGAACTCACTGCCGCGTCCAGGTGAGAACTCACTGCCGCGTCCAGGTGAGAACTCACTACGGCATCCAGGTGAGAACTCACTACGGCGTCCAGCTGAGAACTCACTACGGCGTCCAGGTGAGAACTCACTGCCGCGTCCAGCTGAGAACTCACTACGGCGTCCAGCTGAGAACTCACTGCCGCGTCCAGCTGAGAACTCACTACGGCGTCCAGCTGAGAACTCACTGCCGCGTCCAGCTGAGAACTCACTGCCGCGTCCAGCTGAGAACTCACTGCCGCGTCCAGCTGAGAACTCACTACGGCGTCCAGCTGAGAACTCACTGCCGCGTCCAGCTGAGAACTCACTACGGCGTCCAGCTGAGAACTCACTGCCGCGTCCAGCTGAGAACTCACTGCCGCGTCCAGCTGAGAACTCACTGCCGCGTCCAGCTGAGAACTCACTGCCGCGTCCAGCTGAGAACTCACTGCCGCGTCCAGCTGAGAACTCACTGCCGCGTCCAGGTGAGAACTCACTACGGCGTCCAGCTGAGAACTCACTGCCGCGTCCAGGTGAGAACTCACTACGGCGTCCAGGTGAGAACTCACTGCCGCGTCCAGGTAAGAACTCACTACGGCGTCCAGGTGAGAACTCACTGCCGCGTCCAGCTGAGAACTCACTACGGCGTCCAGGTGAGAACTCACTACGGCGTCCAGGTGAGAACTCACTACAGCGTCCAGGTGAGAACTCACTACGGGCTCCAGGTGAGAACTCACTACGGCGTCCAGGTGAGAACCCACAAGCATGTTCTGCGTTCTCAAAAAGGAAGAACGCCATCGTTCTTTTTGATACCAAGATCTTCCTCATTCTAAGAGAAGCAAAGGCACCTGATTGTCTCCTGGAGAAGCCAAGCCCCGCCTCACCCGAACgtgaagctccgcccccaaatTCACAGAGTAAAACA GACGACGACATCACTGACAGGAAGAGGAGTGGAGATGGTGCTGATGCTGCAGAGGATCATGGGAAATGTGCGCTAGAGGAGAGAGAACCTGATGTGATGATGGACAGAGCGAATAAACCGATGAAAGAAGTGAGCACCAACACACCAAGAGCTGGCAACCATCTCACAAagctggaggaggaggtggaggaggtggaggaggaggagcaaaGACGTGACCTTGAGACCAGATCAGCTGCAGAAACTCagaagggaaaagaaaagcGTTCATCAGATAACGAGGATGAAATGAAAACGAGTGAAGAGAAGAGTTCAGTAGCCAAACCTACATGCTGCAAACGTCTCCTTTTCACCGGCGCTCAGAGTTCATCAGGAACAGACGCAAACGAGCGACGAGATAAAAgtgaggtcaaaggtcagaccTGCGACTCGGCCTCCGTCAGCGCCGAAGAGATCATAGACGTGAACGCAGACGATCGAGGTTCCCAGGACAACACAGAAGATGCGAACAAAGAGACGGAGAATTCTAAAAGTCACGTCAGCGTCAGACCGggaaaaggtcagaggtcacacaAAGAGAGTGCCGCCGAGATCATCGACATAAGCGACGATGACGATCACAGCTCAGGCGGCGAGAACGCGGTCGGAACGAGCGCTAGCCAAGTGGAGAAACTGCTGGAACGCTGTGAAATTCTCAAACGCAGAATAAGCGACTGTGTAAAATTACAGGTTTCATCTCTCAAATGTAACAAAGCAAGTCACGATGTCGCCATGGAAACGGGTGCCGATCACAACGACCTGATAATCGTCGACGAATCGAATCAAAACCCAAGCAGCGGTAAACATCAGGGTAAAGGGGCGGACTCTAAAAGAGAAGGTTGTGTAAGCGCGGTTCAGATCTTAGACCTGGATGATGATCAAGTTTCACTcgaaagtccaaactcaaaggCGGAGCAGAGGGCGTGTCCGAGCGAGGCGGAGAAGAGGGCGTGTCCGAGCGAGGCGGAGCAGAGGGCGTGTCCGAGCGAGGTGGGGCAGAGGGCGTGTCCGAGTGCGCCGGGGGAAAGTGTGGTAAAGATCCTGGACCAGAGCGATGATGATGAGGTCATCATAACCGACACAGAGTTCAGAAACTCACACGGACCTCAGATCGGTGGTAAAGCTAACGGATGTAAACGGAGGATTAGCGGCGGGACGACGGAGGAGACGGATTCAGGCGTAGCGACTAAACGAAGTAAACCTGAGGAGAAACCTTCAGAAAGTGCCGTAGATGCAAAATCTCAGGTTAAAAATCATACCGGTGATGTTGAGATCATCgaggttgatgatgatgatgatgatgatgaaatcaCTGAGCTGCCCACTGAGAGTCTGACCACACTGGAGATAATAAAAAGCTGTAAACGGGACGTTTCTGAGAGCCACAGAAGTGACGGGCTGAAGGTGGGGGTCGAAAGCGACGTTGAGGATCAGAGGATCGACGCTGAAGATGCTTCAGACGGACACTTCAAACGTTCTCCTGGAGCTGATGTTAATCAAGCTAAAGGTTTGTTGCAGCTGATGAGGGTCCAGGACCATGATCAGGATCTGAGTGAAGATGATGCAGAGTCTAATCATGACATTAATAAGACTTTAGCTGAAGGTCCAGTCAGTAAAGTTCAGAGTTCTGATCAAAATAAAAACGTTGCGACCGCGACCACGCGAGTAAACGCCATGAAGCAGAAGGTGACAGATGATGAAAGGTCCAACAAATCTCATGTTCCTGAGGTTCAGAGTGAAAGAGCGTCTGAGACAGAGAATGACGTCTGGGTTCAGCTGAGTGCAGCTGAGGATCCAGCTTGTGAAGGTCCTCAGGCTGCTGATGTCCTGGATTCATCTGCATTGTTTGAACATAGTGAGTTTGAAGAAGAAACATCTGAAGCCACCAATCAGAGCTCACGTGATGAGGGAGCAGGTGTGTGGCTCCTCCCAGCGTCTCCTCAAGTGGGTCACGCGGTGGATTACGATATGCTGAGAAGGCAGGAGAACATCAGCTGGACCCGAGAGAAACTCAAGAGGTTTGAGGAGAAACTTAACAGTCTGAAGAACCCACAGCACTGA
- the si:dkeyp-110g5.4 gene encoding uncharacterized protein si:dkeyp-110g5.4 isoform X1, protein MTSVADKVVFIPEQACVLTVPVHSLPSSITKKMWACPVRSDRPAVFISPVELREKGTAHEPSPLTPGQFFLPVMTSNSRAFRILRDFLHSPENSLPRPGENSLRHPGENSLPRPGENSLRHPGENSLPRPGENSLPRPGENSLRHPGENSLPRPGENSLPRPGENSLRHPGENSLRRPAENSLRRPGENSLPRPAENSLRRPAENSLPRPAENSLRRPAENSLPRPAENSLPRPAENSLPRPAENSLRRPAENSLPRPAENSLRRPAENSLPRPAENSLPRPAENSLPRPAENSLPRPAENSLPRPAENSLPRPGENSLRRPAENSLPRPGENSLRRPGENSLPRPGKNSLRRPGENSLPRPAENSLRRPGENSLRRPGENSLQRPGENSLRAPGENSLRRPGENPQACSAFSKRKNAIVLFDTKIFLILREAKAPDCLLEKPSPASPEREAPPPNSQSKTQDDDITDRKRSGDGADAAEDHGKCALEEREPDVMMDRANKPMKEVSTNTPRAGNHLTKLEEEVEEVEEEEQRRDLETRSAAETQKGKEKRSSDNEDEMKTSEEKSSVAKPTCCKRLLFTGAQSSSGTDANERRDKSEVKGQTCDSASVSAEEIIDVNADDRGSQDNTEDANKETENSKSHVSVRPGKGQRSHKESAAEIIDISDDDDHSSGGENAVGTSASQVEKLLERCEILKRRISDCVKLQVSSLKCNKASHDVAMETGADHNDLIIVDESNQNPSSGKHQGKGADSKREGCVSAVQILDLDDDQVSLESPNSKAEQRACPSEAEKRACPSEAEQRACPSEVGQRACPSAPGESVVKILDQSDDDEVIITDTEFRNSHGPQIGGKANGCKRRISGGTTEETDSGVATKRSKPEEKPSESAVDAKSQVKNHTGDVEIIEVDDDDDDDEITELPTESLTTLEIIKSCKRDVSESHRSDGLKVGVESDVEDQRIDAEDASDGHFKRSPGADVNQAKGLLQLMRVQDHDQDLSEDDAESNHDINKTLAEGPVSKVQSSDQNKNVATATTRVNAMKQKVTDDERSNKSHVPEVQSERASETENDVWVQLSAAEDPACEGPQAADVLDSSALFEHSEFEEETSEATNQSSRDEGAGVWLLPASPQVGHAVDYDMLRRQENISWTREKLKRFEEKLNSLKNPQH, encoded by the exons ATGACGTCAGTGGCAGACAAGGTGGTCTTCATCCCGGAGCAGGCGTGTGTCCTCACGGTTCCTGTTCACTCACTGCCTTCATCCATCACCAAgaagatgtgggcgtgtcccgtTCGGTCCGACCGGCCGGCTGTGTTCATCTCCCCGGTGGAGCTGAGGGAGAAAGGAACGGCCCACGAACCTTCACCTTTAACCCCAGGACAGTTCTTCCTGCCGGTCATGACGTCTAACTCCAGAGCTTTCAGGATCCTCAGGGACTTTCTACACTCAC CTGAGAACTCACTGCCGCGTCCAGGTGAGAACTCACTACGGCATCCAGGTGAGAACTCACTGCCGCGTCCAGGTGAGAACTCACTACGGCATCCAGGTGAGAACTCACTGCCACGTCCAGGTGAGAACTCACTGCCGCGTCCAGGTGAGAACTCACTACGGCATCCAGGTGAGAACTCACTGCCGCGTCCAGGTGAGAACTCACTGCCGCGTCCAGGTGAGAACTCACTACGGCATCCAGGTGAGAACTCACTACGGCGTCCAGCTGAGAACTCACTACGGCGTCCAGGTGAGAACTCACTGCCGCGTCCAGCTGAGAACTCACTACGGCGTCCAGCTGAGAACTCACTGCCGCGTCCAGCTGAGAACTCACTACGGCGTCCAGCTGAGAACTCACTGCCGCGTCCAGCTGAGAACTCACTGCCGCGTCCAGCTGAGAACTCACTGCCGCGTCCAGCTGAGAACTCACTACGGCGTCCAGCTGAGAACTCACTGCCGCGTCCAGCTGAGAACTCACTACGGCGTCCAGCTGAGAACTCACTGCCGCGTCCAGCTGAGAACTCACTGCCGCGTCCAGCTGAGAACTCACTGCCGCGTCCAGCTGAGAACTCACTGCCGCGTCCAGCTGAGAACTCACTGCCGCGTCCAGCTGAGAACTCACTGCCGCGTCCAGGTGAGAACTCACTACGGCGTCCAGCTGAGAACTCACTGCCGCGTCCAGGTGAGAACTCACTACGGCGTCCAGGTGAGAACTCACTGCCGCGTCCAGGTAAGAACTCACTACGGCGTCCAGGTGAGAACTCACTGCCGCGTCCAGCTGAGAACTCACTACGGCGTCCAGGTGAGAACTCACTACGGCGTCCAGGTGAGAACTCACTACAGCGTCCAGGTGAGAACTCACTACGGGCTCCAGGTGAGAACTCACTACGGCGTCCAGGTGAGAACCCACAAGCATGTTCTGCGTTCTCAAAAAGGAAGAACGCCATCGTTCTTTTTGATACCAAGATCTTCCTCATTCTAAGAGAAGCAAAGGCACCTGATTGTCTCCTGGAGAAGCCAAGCCCCGCCTCACCCGAACgtgaagctccgcccccaaatTCACAGAGTAAAACA CAGGACGACGACATCACTGACAGGAAGAGGAGTGGAGATGGTGCTGATGCTGCAGAGGATCATGGGAAATGTGCGCTAGAGGAGAGAGAACCTGATGTGATGATGGACAGAGCGAATAAACCGATGAAAGAAGTGAGCACCAACACACCAAGAGCTGGCAACCATCTCACAAagctggaggaggaggtggaggaggtggaggaggaggagcaaaGACGTGACCTTGAGACCAGATCAGCTGCAGAAACTCagaagggaaaagaaaagcGTTCATCAGATAACGAGGATGAAATGAAAACGAGTGAAGAGAAGAGTTCAGTAGCCAAACCTACATGCTGCAAACGTCTCCTTTTCACCGGCGCTCAGAGTTCATCAGGAACAGACGCAAACGAGCGACGAGATAAAAgtgaggtcaaaggtcagaccTGCGACTCGGCCTCCGTCAGCGCCGAAGAGATCATAGACGTGAACGCAGACGATCGAGGTTCCCAGGACAACACAGAAGATGCGAACAAAGAGACGGAGAATTCTAAAAGTCACGTCAGCGTCAGACCGggaaaaggtcagaggtcacacaAAGAGAGTGCCGCCGAGATCATCGACATAAGCGACGATGACGATCACAGCTCAGGCGGCGAGAACGCGGTCGGAACGAGCGCTAGCCAAGTGGAGAAACTGCTGGAACGCTGTGAAATTCTCAAACGCAGAATAAGCGACTGTGTAAAATTACAGGTTTCATCTCTCAAATGTAACAAAGCAAGTCACGATGTCGCCATGGAAACGGGTGCCGATCACAACGACCTGATAATCGTCGACGAATCGAATCAAAACCCAAGCAGCGGTAAACATCAGGGTAAAGGGGCGGACTCTAAAAGAGAAGGTTGTGTAAGCGCGGTTCAGATCTTAGACCTGGATGATGATCAAGTTTCACTcgaaagtccaaactcaaaggCGGAGCAGAGGGCGTGTCCGAGCGAGGCGGAGAAGAGGGCGTGTCCGAGCGAGGCGGAGCAGAGGGCGTGTCCGAGCGAGGTGGGGCAGAGGGCGTGTCCGAGTGCGCCGGGGGAAAGTGTGGTAAAGATCCTGGACCAGAGCGATGATGATGAGGTCATCATAACCGACACAGAGTTCAGAAACTCACACGGACCTCAGATCGGTGGTAAAGCTAACGGATGTAAACGGAGGATTAGCGGCGGGACGACGGAGGAGACGGATTCAGGCGTAGCGACTAAACGAAGTAAACCTGAGGAGAAACCTTCAGAAAGTGCCGTAGATGCAAAATCTCAGGTTAAAAATCATACCGGTGATGTTGAGATCATCgaggttgatgatgatgatgatgatgatgaaatcaCTGAGCTGCCCACTGAGAGTCTGACCACACTGGAGATAATAAAAAGCTGTAAACGGGACGTTTCTGAGAGCCACAGAAGTGACGGGCTGAAGGTGGGGGTCGAAAGCGACGTTGAGGATCAGAGGATCGACGCTGAAGATGCTTCAGACGGACACTTCAAACGTTCTCCTGGAGCTGATGTTAATCAAGCTAAAGGTTTGTTGCAGCTGATGAGGGTCCAGGACCATGATCAGGATCTGAGTGAAGATGATGCAGAGTCTAATCATGACATTAATAAGACTTTAGCTGAAGGTCCAGTCAGTAAAGTTCAGAGTTCTGATCAAAATAAAAACGTTGCGACCGCGACCACGCGAGTAAACGCCATGAAGCAGAAGGTGACAGATGATGAAAGGTCCAACAAATCTCATGTTCCTGAGGTTCAGAGTGAAAGAGCGTCTGAGACAGAGAATGACGTCTGGGTTCAGCTGAGTGCAGCTGAGGATCCAGCTTGTGAAGGTCCTCAGGCTGCTGATGTCCTGGATTCATCTGCATTGTTTGAACATAGTGAGTTTGAAGAAGAAACATCTGAAGCCACCAATCAGAGCTCACGTGATGAGGGAGCAGGTGTGTGGCTCCTCCCAGCGTCTCCTCAAGTGGGTCACGCGGTGGATTACGATATGCTGAGAAGGCAGGAGAACATCAGCTGGACCCGAGAGAAACTCAAGAGGTTTGAGGAGAAACTTAACAGTCTGAAGAACCCACAGCACTGA